One Flavobacterium sp. 90 DNA segment encodes these proteins:
- the ccoG gene encoding cytochrome c oxidase accessory protein CcoG, producing the protein MSNLPDEAFRDTIGTIDEGGNRKFIFPKKPSGKFYEYRKIVSYVLLAILVANPFIKVNGNQFMMFNVMERRFNIFGFPFWPQDFYLFVISMLVGIVFIILFTVVFGRIFCGWICPQTIFLEMVFRRIEYWIDGDRGAQLRLSRQEWNAEKIRKRSIKWFVFFLISFGIANVFLAYLVGSDQLFLMVKEGPIKQASNFIALLIFTGVFYFVFVWFREQVCIIACPYGRLQGVLLDDKSINVAYDFVRGEKEVGRAKFNKKEDRVATGKGDCIDCHQCVHVCPMGIDIRNGTQLECTNCTACIDECDTIMESVGLPKGLIRYASEDEIVKKAPFKFTARMKGYTAVLFILLSVFVGMLFLRTDVQAIVLRLPGQLFQHKGDKISNVYTYKIVNKTMSDYHDIHFELINQRGTIKNVGNQHFKVLKEGISQGTLFIEIDEALLESDKTKVEIGVYNGKELIETTTTNFLGPRSFN; encoded by the coding sequence ATGTCAAATTTACCAGACGAAGCTTTTAGAGATACCATCGGAACTATTGATGAAGGGGGTAATCGAAAATTTATTTTCCCTAAAAAACCGTCTGGTAAATTCTATGAATACAGGAAAATAGTTAGCTATGTTTTGTTGGCTATTTTAGTTGCCAATCCTTTTATAAAAGTAAATGGAAACCAATTTATGATGTTCAATGTTATGGAACGTCGTTTTAATATTTTTGGATTTCCGTTTTGGCCACAGGATTTTTATCTCTTTGTAATTTCAATGCTTGTAGGTATTGTATTTATTATCTTGTTTACGGTTGTATTTGGTAGAATATTTTGTGGTTGGATTTGTCCACAGACTATTTTTCTTGAAATGGTTTTTCGCCGAATAGAATATTGGATAGATGGTGATCGTGGTGCTCAATTACGATTGTCACGACAAGAATGGAATGCAGAAAAAATAAGAAAGAGATCAATAAAGTGGTTTGTTTTTTTTCTGATTTCATTTGGTATTGCCAATGTTTTTCTGGCTTATCTTGTAGGAAGTGATCAACTATTTTTGATGGTTAAAGAGGGGCCAATTAAACAAGCAAGTAATTTTATTGCGCTGTTGATTTTTACAGGAGTCTTCTACTTTGTTTTTGTTTGGTTTCGCGAGCAGGTATGTATTATTGCTTGTCCCTACGGAAGATTACAAGGTGTACTTTTAGATGATAAATCAATTAATGTGGCTTATGATTTTGTACGAGGAGAAAAGGAGGTTGGTCGCGCAAAATTCAATAAAAAAGAAGATAGAGTTGCAACCGGAAAAGGTGATTGCATAGATTGTCATCAATGTGTACACGTTTGCCCAATGGGAATTGATATCAGAAATGGAACACAATTAGAATGTACTAATTGTACGGCTTGTATTGATGAATGTGATACAATTATGGAAAGCGTTGGTTTGCCTAAAGGACTTATTCGATATGCATCTGAAGATGAAATTGTAAAAAAAGCGCCTTTCAAATTTACAGCAAGAATGAAAGGCTATACAGCTGTTTTGTTTATTTTGTTAAGTGTTTTTGTTGGAATGTTATTTTTAAGAACAGACGTTCAGGCGATTGTTTTGCGCTTGCCAGGGCAGTTATTTCAGCACAAAGGAGATAAGATTAGCAATGTATACACCTATAAGATTGTAAATAAGACAATGAGTGATTATCATGATATTCATTTTGAGTTAATTAATCAAAGAGGAACTATTAAAAATGTGGGAAACCAACATTTTAAAGTTTTAAAAGAAGGAATTTCGCAAGGAACCTTATTTATAGAAATAGATGAGGCTCTTTTAGAAAGTGATAAAACCAAAGTTGAAATTGGAGTTTACAACGGGAAAGAATTGATCGAAACTACCACAACTAATTTTTTAGGGCCACGAAGTTTTAATTAA
- a CDS encoding cbb3-type cytochrome c oxidase N-terminal domain-containing protein yields MKKFFPVYVRVPLIFFIVFGLMEYFIDSGDKPAFIKYPMVSVFLLVFLFILIAIEITLSAVNRVMYQLMSPEEKAKLEYENSLSLTESTWYKDLMHKLTKTEPIEKEGDLLMDHDYDGIKELDNNLPPWWVYLFYICIVFGVVYFARYEIFGGDDQEMELKKEMAQAKIDVDEYLKTAPDLMDEKTVVLLTDPENLAIGKEIFTTNCAACHRADAGGQIGPNLTDDRWILGGGIKNLFHTITNGGRDGKGMIAWKGTLKPKEIQKVASYILSLQGSNPKDPKEPEGEVWVDESAPAKDTAASTAKDSTEVKK; encoded by the coding sequence ATGAAAAAATTTTTCCCAGTATATGTAAGAGTACCGCTGATTTTCTTCATCGTTTTCGGGTTGATGGAATACTTTATAGATTCAGGCGATAAACCGGCTTTTATAAAATACCCAATGGTTTCGGTCTTTTTGCTTGTCTTTTTATTTATTCTGATTGCAATCGAGATTACATTAAGTGCAGTTAATCGTGTGATGTATCAATTGATGTCACCGGAAGAAAAGGCAAAATTAGAATACGAAAATAGTTTGAGTCTAACAGAAAGTACTTGGTACAAGGACTTAATGCACAAGCTTACTAAAACAGAACCTATAGAAAAAGAAGGTGACTTATTGATGGATCATGATTATGATGGAATCAAAGAATTAGATAATAATTTACCGCCGTGGTGGGTGTATTTATTTTATATCTGTATTGTTTTTGGAGTAGTTTATTTTGCCCGTTATGAAATTTTTGGTGGAGACGATCAGGAAATGGAGCTTAAAAAAGAAATGGCTCAGGCAAAAATAGATGTAGACGAATATCTTAAAACAGCTCCGGATTTAATGGATGAAAAAACGGTTGTTTTACTTACCGATCCAGAAAATTTAGCCATTGGAAAAGAAATATTTACAACCAATTGTGCTGCTTGTCATCGTGCCGATGCCGGAGGGCAAATTGGACCAAACTTAACAGATGATCGTTGGATTTTAGGTGGAGGAATTAAAAATCTTTTTCATACGATAACTAACGGAGGTCGTGATGGTAAAGGAATGATTGCCTGGAAGGGAACCTTAAAACCTAAGGAAATTCAAAAAGTAGCAAGTTACATTCTTTCCTTGCAAGGAAGTAATCCAAAAGATCCGAAAGAACCGGAAGGAGAAGTTTGGGTTGATGAAAGTGCACCAGCAAAAGATACCGCAGCAAGTACAGCTAAGGATAGTACAGAAGTTAAAAAATAA
- a CDS encoding CcoQ/FixQ family Cbb3-type cytochrome c oxidase assembly chaperone, whose translation MFEQIKHNMETISGIEIYPILSLLIFFFFFVGLGFWVFSYKKEKIQEMSEIPLDEGHGIISKDI comes from the coding sequence ATGTTTGAACAAATTAAACACAATATGGAGACTATATCGGGTATCGAAATTTACCCGATACTTTCTCTCTTGATATTTTTTTTCTTTTTTGTTGGCTTAGGCTTTTGGGTTTTCTCCTATAAAAAAGAAAAAATACAGGAAATGAGTGAAATACCTTTAGATGAAGGTCATGGTATAATTTCAAAAGATATTTAA
- the ccoN gene encoding cytochrome-c oxidase, cbb3-type subunit I → MEMEQFYYDNKIVKKFIYATILFGVVGMLVGLTLAVMYLFPNMTDGISWLSYGRLRPLHTNAVIFAFVGNAFFAGMYYSLQRLLKARMFSDFLSNLHFWGWQLIIVAAAITLPLGYTSSKEYAELEWPIDIAIALIWVVMGINMIGTMLRRRERHLYVAIWFYLATFVTVAVLHIFNNIELPVSALKSYSVYAGVQDALVQWWYGHNAVAFFLTTPFLGLMYYFIPKVANRPIYSYRLSIIHFWSLIFIYIWAGPHHLLYSALPNWAQNLGVAFSVMLIAPSWGGMINGLLTLRGAWDKVREEPVLKFFVVAITGYGMATFEGPMLSLKNVNAIAHYTDWIIAHVHVGALAWNGFMSFGIIYWLIPRMTKSTLFSKKLANFHFWIGTLGIILYALPMYVAGFQQASMWKQFNPDGTLTYGNFLETVTAIMPLYWMRAIGGSLYLIGMLTLVYNIIMTLKAGETIEDELAQAPALQRISNNRLSGEKFHTWLERKPIQLTILATIAILIGGIIQIVPTIMVKSNIPTISSVKPYSPLELEGRDLYIREGCVGCHSQSVRPFRSEVERYGPQSKAGEFVYDHPFLWGSKRTGPDLLRVGGKYNDNWHFNHFWNPQSISAGSIMPGYKWLFDNEPMDISLTQKKMQAMVTLGVPYTEAEIANAQKTLRTQALAIEKSLENDPDYVKSYEDSKKKAAAKGEKFIPMNEREIVAMIAYIQRLGTDIKVKETSK, encoded by the coding sequence ATGGAAATGGAACAGTTTTACTACGACAACAAAATTGTTAAAAAATTCATTTATGCCACTATCCTTTTTGGAGTGGTAGGTATGTTAGTGGGGCTAACCTTAGCGGTTATGTACCTTTTTCCCAACATGACAGATGGGATTTCATGGCTTAGTTATGGTCGATTAAGACCATTACACACCAATGCGGTTATTTTTGCCTTTGTGGGAAATGCCTTTTTTGCAGGTATGTATTATTCGCTGCAACGATTATTAAAAGCGAGAATGTTTAGCGACTTTTTAAGTAACTTACATTTTTGGGGCTGGCAGCTTATTATTGTTGCCGCAGCTATAACATTACCCTTAGGCTATACATCTTCAAAAGAATATGCCGAGTTAGAATGGCCAATTGATATCGCTATTGCACTTATTTGGGTTGTAATGGGAATCAATATGATTGGTACAATGCTACGTCGTAGAGAGCGTCATTTATATGTTGCAATTTGGTTTTATCTGGCAACTTTTGTAACAGTTGCAGTTTTGCATATTTTCAATAATATTGAACTTCCGGTTTCGGCTTTAAAAAGTTATTCTGTTTATGCAGGAGTTCAGGATGCATTAGTACAATGGTGGTATGGTCATAATGCAGTTGCGTTTTTCTTAACAACACCATTTTTGGGATTAATGTATTACTTTATCCCAAAAGTAGCTAATCGTCCTATTTACTCTTATCGTTTATCGATTATTCACTTTTGGTCTTTGATATTTATTTATATCTGGGCAGGACCACACCACTTATTATACTCGGCTTTACCAAACTGGGCTCAGAATTTAGGAGTTGCATTTTCAGTAATGTTAATTGCTCCTTCTTGGGGAGGAATGATCAACGGTTTATTAACATTGAGAGGAGCCTGGGATAAAGTTCGTGAAGAACCTGTTTTGAAATTCTTCGTAGTTGCGATTACAGGTTACGGAATGGCAACTTTTGAAGGACCAATGCTTTCTTTAAAAAATGTAAATGCTATCGCGCATTATACAGATTGGATTATTGCACACGTTCACGTAGGAGCATTAGCATGGAATGGATTCATGTCATTTGGTATCATTTACTGGTTGATTCCAAGAATGACGAAAAGCACGTTGTTTTCTAAGAAATTGGCCAATTTCCATTTCTGGATTGGGACTTTGGGAATTATTTTATACGCTTTACCAATGTACGTTGCCGGTTTTCAACAAGCATCAATGTGGAAACAATTTAATCCTGATGGTACATTGACTTACGGTAATTTCCTTGAAACAGTTACCGCTATTATGCCATTGTATTGGATGAGAGCAATTGGAGGAAGTTTGTACTTGATTGGTATGCTAACGTTGGTTTATAATATTATAATGACTCTTAAAGCAGGAGAAACTATTGAAGATGAACTAGCTCAGGCTCCAGCTTTACAAAGAATTAGTAATAATAGACTTAGTGGAGAAAAATTCCATACCTGGTTAGAAAGAAAACCAATTCAGTTGACGATTTTGGCAACAATTGCAATTTTAATAGGTGGTATTATTCAGATTGTGCCAACAATTATGGTTAAATCTAATATTCCGACAATTTCAAGTGTTAAGCCATATTCGCCGTTAGAACTTGAAGGTCGTGATCTCTATATCAGAGAAGGTTGCGTGGGTTGTCACTCACAATCTGTTCGTCCTTTTAGAAGTGAAGTAGAGCGATATGGACCACAATCAAAAGCAGGAGAGTTTGTATATGATCATCCATTCCTTTGGGGATCAAAACGTACAGGTCCTGATTTGTTAAGAGTTGGAGGTAAATATAATGATAATTGGCATTTTAATCACTTTTGGAATCCACAAAGTATTTCGGCAGGTTCAATTATGCCGGGTTATAAATGGCTGTTTGATAATGAGCCAATGGATATTTCATTAACTCAAAAGAAAATGCAAGCCATGGTTACTTTGGGTGTTCCATATACGGAAGCAGAGATTGCAAATGCACAAAAAACATTAAGAACTCAGGCGCTTGCAATAGAAAAAAGTCTGGAAAACGATCCTGACTATGTAAAAAGTTACGAGGATAGTAAGAAAAAAGCAGCTGCAAAAGGCGAAAAATTCATTCCTATGAATGAGAGAGAAATCGTTGCAATGATTGCTTATATACAAAGACTTGGAACTGATATTAAAGTAAAAGAGACTTCTAAATAA
- the ccoS gene encoding cbb3-type cytochrome oxidase assembly protein CcoS, whose amino-acid sequence MSVIYLLISVSIFVAIGFFIAFIVAVKSGQYDDDYTPSVRMLFDDETKITPEKNNSPTEEKQV is encoded by the coding sequence ATGAGTGTTATTTATCTATTAATTTCAGTAAGTATTTTCGTCGCAATTGGGTTCTTTATTGCCTTTATTGTAGCTGTCAAATCCGGACAATACGATGACGATTATACTCCTTCAGTCAGAATGCTTTTTGACGATGAAACCAAAATTACCCCGGAAAAGAATAATTCACCAACCGAAGAAAAACAAGTATAA
- a CDS encoding heavy metal translocating P-type ATPase metal-binding domain-containing protein, translating to MSEQGCFHCGLTIPKNEEINFDEKKFCCNGCKTVYEIFSLHDLTCYYDFEKSPGATPQDIEGKYDFLDNEAILSKVLEFKEGNTSIVSLNIPHIHCSSCIWILENLNRIQSGISTSQVNFPEKRVRITFNSDLVSLKEIANLLSSIGYEPYISLENYETGKNSVDRSLTYKLGVAFFCFGNIMLLSFPEYFEIKEFWLDNYKPFFRILIFVLALPSFLYSASGYYVSAYKSIKSGMLNIDIPIALGIIVMFVRSTFDIVMNYGSGFFDSLTGLVFFMLLGKMFQIKTYSFLSFERDFKSYFPIAVTRINADASEESVPIYDILKGNRLLIRNQELIPVDGILISESAEIDYSFVTGEAVPITKKSGDKVFAGGKQIGKVVEMEVLHSVSQSYLTQLWSNEIFQKKVFQKHKTITDAISRYFTPILLLIAFGGFGYWIFIDANTAFNVFTAVLIVACPCALALTAPFTFGNILRIMGKQKMYLKNALVIEQLAKVDTIVFDKTGTITTNKKSNILYEGNVLTEEDLILIKNVLRGSNHPLSRMLYDFLPESKKMVISNFQEITGKGIEATVENRKIKIGSAAFVESPVSEISEIEKTGLHIRIDTIYYGKFTFQNQYREGLEKLFLKLSKEYQIKVLSGDNDGERENLEAILPQNTELIFNQKPEQKLEFIKKLQESGQNVMMVGDGLNDAGALAQSNVGISISENVNVFSPACDAILAASEFSRLDYFLKLSQKSITIIKMSFVLSLLYNVVGLSFAISGNLLPLVAAIIMPLSTITIVSFVTFMSNYFSNSNLK from the coding sequence ATGAGTGAGCAGGGTTGCTTTCATTGTGGACTTACCATTCCTAAAAATGAAGAAATCAATTTTGATGAAAAAAAGTTTTGTTGCAACGGCTGTAAAACCGTTTACGAAATTTTTAGTCTTCATGATTTAACCTGTTATTATGATTTTGAAAAATCACCAGGTGCAACTCCTCAAGATATAGAAGGCAAATATGATTTTCTGGACAACGAAGCTATTTTATCAAAAGTATTAGAATTTAAAGAAGGAAACACTTCAATAGTTTCCTTAAATATACCTCATATTCACTGTAGTTCTTGTATTTGGATTCTGGAGAATCTAAACAGAATTCAATCCGGAATAAGTACTTCTCAGGTTAATTTTCCTGAAAAAAGAGTTCGAATTACTTTCAATTCAGATCTAGTTTCTCTTAAGGAGATTGCTAATTTGCTAAGTTCAATTGGTTATGAACCTTATATTAGTTTAGAAAATTACGAAACAGGAAAAAACAGCGTAGACAGAAGTTTAACTTATAAACTTGGAGTCGCATTTTTTTGTTTTGGAAATATCATGTTGCTTTCTTTTCCGGAATACTTCGAAATCAAAGAGTTTTGGCTTGATAATTACAAACCTTTTTTTAGAATTTTAATTTTTGTTTTGGCATTGCCGAGTTTTTTATACTCAGCAAGCGGTTATTATGTTTCGGCTTATAAAAGTATAAAATCCGGAATGTTGAACATTGATATTCCAATTGCTTTAGGAATTATTGTGATGTTTGTGCGAAGTACATTTGACATTGTTATGAATTATGGATCCGGTTTTTTTGATAGTTTAACAGGATTGGTATTTTTTATGTTACTCGGAAAAATGTTTCAAATAAAAACGTATAGTTTCTTAAGTTTTGAAAGAGATTTTAAATCCTATTTTCCAATTGCGGTTACCCGAATCAATGCAGATGCTTCAGAAGAAAGTGTACCTATTTATGATATATTAAAAGGCAATCGATTATTGATTAGAAATCAGGAACTAATTCCGGTTGATGGTATTTTAATAAGCGAAAGTGCCGAAATTGATTATAGTTTTGTTACAGGAGAAGCAGTTCCAATCACGAAAAAATCCGGAGACAAAGTATTTGCAGGCGGAAAACAAATTGGAAAAGTTGTAGAAATGGAAGTTTTGCATTCCGTTTCACAAAGTTACCTGACACAATTATGGAGCAACGAAATATTCCAGAAAAAGGTATTTCAAAAGCACAAAACGATTACGGATGCAATTAGCCGCTATTTTACACCGATATTATTATTAATTGCTTTTGGAGGATTTGGTTATTGGATATTTATCGATGCCAATACAGCTTTCAATGTTTTTACAGCAGTTTTAATTGTGGCTTGTCCTTGTGCATTGGCACTTACAGCACCTTTTACTTTTGGTAATATTCTGAGGATAATGGGGAAACAAAAAATGTATCTTAAAAATGCTTTGGTAATCGAACAATTAGCAAAAGTTGATACAATTGTTTTCGATAAAACCGGAACAATTACAACCAATAAAAAGTCAAATATTTTATACGAAGGAAATGTATTGACAGAGGAAGATTTGATACTTATTAAAAATGTACTTCGTGGCTCAAATCATCCTTTAAGCCGAATGCTGTATGATTTTTTGCCGGAATCGAAAAAAATGGTAATCAGTAATTTTCAGGAAATAACCGGAAAAGGAATTGAGGCGACTGTAGAAAATAGAAAAATTAAAATAGGATCTGCGGCGTTTGTTGAAAGTCCAGTTTCAGAGATTTCAGAAATTGAAAAAACAGGTTTGCACATTAGAATTGATACTATTTATTATGGGAAATTCACATTCCAAAATCAATATAGGGAAGGTTTAGAAAAGTTATTCCTGAAATTAAGTAAAGAGTACCAAATAAAAGTACTTTCAGGAGATAATGACGGCGAGCGTGAAAATCTGGAAGCTATTTTACCTCAAAATACAGAATTGATTTTTAATCAAAAACCAGAACAGAAACTCGAGTTTATCAAAAAACTACAGGAAAGTGGTCAAAATGTAATGATGGTTGGAGACGGTTTAAATGATGCTGGAGCACTAGCGCAGAGCAATGTTGGTATTTCTATCTCTGAAAATGTCAATGTGTTTTCTCCTGCTTGTGATGCGATTTTAGCAGCAAGTGAATTTTCGCGACTGGATTATTTTCTAAAGTTATCACAAAAATCAATTACAATTATAAAAATGAGTTTTGTTTTATCATTACTCTATAATGTGGTAGGACTTTCGTTCGCAATTAGTGGGAATTTACTTCCTTTAGTAGCTGCTATTATCATGCCTTTAAGTACTATTACGATAGTAAGTTTTGTGACTTTTATGTCTAACTATTTCAGTAACAGTAATTTAAAATGA
- a CDS encoding Crp/Fnr family transcriptional regulator has product MNKCDQCIVRQLSSLKALNKDEVIKLANSKSTYTIKKGEAIFEEGEVTNGVFCVKDGVGKLSKLSANGKDQIIKLVKSGELLGQRSMISNEPANLTAKAVADMEVCFIPKSEIIHFFNNNNQFSMNLMQSVCEDLKESENDKIALVQKTVKQRLAETLLYLYDAFGENTDKTLKVQLSREELAGMIGTATESCIRLLSDFNKLELIELLGKKIILKDVRALKKLAE; this is encoded by the coding sequence ATGAATAAATGTGACCAATGTATCGTAAGACAGTTATCTTCTCTTAAAGCGCTGAATAAAGATGAGGTAATAAAGTTGGCTAATAGCAAATCTACTTACACTATAAAAAAAGGCGAAGCTATTTTTGAAGAAGGCGAAGTAACAAATGGTGTTTTTTGTGTAAAAGACGGCGTTGGAAAACTTTCTAAATTAAGCGCGAACGGAAAAGATCAGATTATCAAGCTGGTAAAATCAGGCGAACTCTTAGGACAACGTTCTATGATTAGTAATGAACCAGCAAATTTGACTGCAAAAGCGGTTGCGGATATGGAAGTTTGTTTTATTCCGAAAAGCGAAATCATACATTTCTTTAATAATAACAATCAATTCTCGATGAACCTGATGCAATCTGTTTGTGAAGATTTGAAAGAATCTGAAAACGATAAAATTGCCTTAGTTCAAAAAACTGTAAAACAACGATTAGCAGAAACTTTGCTGTATTTGTATGATGCCTTTGGAGAAAACACAGACAAAACGCTAAAAGTACAACTAAGCCGAGAAGAATTAGCCGGAATGATTGGAACTGCAACAGAAAGCTGCATTCGATTATTATCTGATTTTAATAAACTGGAATTAATTGAATTACTAGGAAAAAAAATTATCCTTAAAGATGTAAGAGCATTAAAAAAACTAGCTGAATAG